From a region of the Cucumis sativus cultivar 9930 chromosome 6, Cucumber_9930_V3, whole genome shotgun sequence genome:
- the LOC105435826 gene encoding uncharacterized protein LOC105435826 isoform X3, with the protein MTYLYSAILGSKENVQYIFIDPSLTSTGHSQESRVRNLCSRLMVSKSNEIVLAPFNPGGHWALLAINAYDDTIFYLDFLRTTSKSTTRYITDT; encoded by the exons ATGAC gtaCTTGTATTCAGCTATTCTTGGTTCGAAAGAAAATGTACAGTACATCTTTATAGATCCATCCCTCACCTCTACCGGACACTCACAAGAATCTCGAGTTCGAAACTTATGCAGTAGATTGATGGTCTCAAAAAGTAACGAAATAGTTCTTGCTCCTTTTAATCCTGG ggGTCATTGGGCACTGCTGGCCATAAATGCGTATGATGATACAATATTCTACCTTGACTTCCTAAGGACAACATCAAAGTCAACTACAAGATATATAACCGACAC GTAG
- the LOC105435826 gene encoding uncharacterized protein LOC105435826 isoform X2, whose translation MTYLYSAILGSKENVQYIFIDPSLTSTGHSQESRVRNLCSRLMVSKSNEIVLAPFNPGGHWALLAINAYDDTIFYLDFLRTTSKSTTRYITDTLIHEDHTHR comes from the exons ATGAC gtaCTTGTATTCAGCTATTCTTGGTTCGAAAGAAAATGTACAGTACATCTTTATAGATCCATCCCTCACCTCTACCGGACACTCACAAGAATCTCGAGTTCGAAACTTATGCAGTAGATTGATGGTCTCAAAAAGTAACGAAATAGTTCTTGCTCCTTTTAATCCTGG ggGTCATTGGGCACTGCTGGCCATAAATGCGTATGATGATACAATATTCTACCTTGACTTCCTAAGGACAACATCAAAGTCAACTACAAGATATATAACCGACAC ATTGATACACGAAGATCATACTCACAGGTAG
- the LOC105435826 gene encoding uncharacterized protein LOC105435826 isoform X1 → MTYLYSAILGSKENVQYIFIDPSLTSTGHSQESRVRNLCSRLMVSKSNEIVLAPFNPGGHWALLAINAYDDTIFYLDFLRTTSKSTTRYITDTDVLVTKEHEKKQKTNFMANIKD, encoded by the exons ATGAC gtaCTTGTATTCAGCTATTCTTGGTTCGAAAGAAAATGTACAGTACATCTTTATAGATCCATCCCTCACCTCTACCGGACACTCACAAGAATCTCGAGTTCGAAACTTATGCAGTAGATTGATGGTCTCAAAAAGTAACGAAATAGTTCTTGCTCCTTTTAATCCTGG ggGTCATTGGGCACTGCTGGCCATAAATGCGTATGATGATACAATATTCTACCTTGACTTCCTAAGGACAACATCAAAGTCAACTACAAGATATATAACCGACAC CGATGTTTTAGTCACAaaagaacatgaaaaaaagcagaaaacaaactttatggCGAACATTAAAG ATTGA